A window of the Streptomyces luomodiensis genome harbors these coding sequences:
- a CDS encoding type I polyketide synthase → MANEDEFLHYLKKAAADLRDARQQIHELEARDREPIAIVSMACRLPGGVDSPESLWELVAAGRDGVSAFPTDRGWDLEGVYDPDPDHPGTTYAREGGFLDDAAGFDPAFFGISPREALAMDPQQRLLLEATWEVLERAGIDPETLRGSRTGVFTGVIHNDYADWSADDTDQLEGYLGNGSAASVASGRVSYTFGFEGPAVSLDTACSSSLVALHLAVQALRSGECTLAVTGGVTVLASVAPFIEFSRQRGLADDGRCKAFAANANGFGMAEGIGLLLIERLSDAQRLGHPILAVVRGTAVNQDGASNGLTAPNGPSQQRVIRDALTNAHLTPTDIDLIEAHGTGTKLGDPIEAQALIATYGQHRDQPLWMGSLKSNIGHTQAAAGVAGIIKTVMAMRHGVMPKTLHIDEPTPEVDWTAGTVELLTEPRDWPTTDHHPRRAGISSFGVSGTNAHVILEQAPTTPEPTTPEPDTSHTPPTGPVPWILSAHTEPALRELARRLVTRSEGHVADVAHSLLRGRAALPCRAVMIGATREDFAAELDALTCGSGRASKVALVFPGQGSQWIGMGRRLWESSAVFRDSVLRTDRALAEFVEWSAAAVLAGEPGTPDLDRVDVVQPVLFTVMVALAEVWRSYGVEPAAVVGHSQGEIAAAYVAGGLSLRDAARVVALRSRALTALAGEGGMVVVQRSVAYVEDLLRQWEGRLSVAVVNGPEAVVVSGQVAALEELLATEDRARRVAVDYASHSAQVERIEEELARTLADVRPVTSPVPLFSTVERDWIDTASMDAGYWYRNLRQTVWFHDAVGRLSEAGFDVFVEVSPHPVLTTSMRESCPEAVVTGTLRRDHHDVAALLAAARELHIGGARVDWDAVVGEGRRVDLPTYPFQRDRYWLERGSGSAGDATGLGLLPTRYALLGAVTTIAGSGAVVLSGRLSVASMPWLADHAVAGTVVLPGTALVDMAIRAGDEVGCGVLDELVVQTPLVLDRAAAVQVSVGPAEADGRRPVSVHARRDDGDWVEHAVGTLAQEAEAHVPPRSWPPAGAEAVDLTGLYERLADGGLVYGAAFQGLEALWRQDGSLYADVTLPDAAGDADGYAVHPALFDAALHAVAGTAELSEIRLPFAWTGVAVHATGATRLRVRLDTDDTGAVRLLATDTTGRPVVTVDALVTRPVTADQLRRAGSGPNGLYALEWVSHTPATPTTVPVFERYVVEPAGDDVVADTHRATTDALAHVQRHLTGTTAPLVVQAPYDDLAGAAVWGLLRTAQTEHPGRIVLVDTDDHPASREILPALVASGEPQARIRDGAVTLPRLARLAADTEPVTIGDGTILITGGTGSLGSLVARHLVAEHGARELVLASRQGPDADGATELTTELTDLGARVRVRSCDLTDRTALATLIDDIGPLTGVIHTAGALADTTIDHLDADALTTTFAPKADPAWWLHELTQDHPLTLFALFSSVAGVLGSPGQANYAAANSFLDALATHRHRQGLPGTSLAWGSWQRVGGLTRSLSATDRNRQARAGLRPLSDTEGTALFDAALAAGAGPVVAARLDLAALGRAEAVPEVLRGLVVRRGRRQAGNAGDASLADQVAAMAPQDRVNAMVKLVRGRVASVLGHSDARRIAVDQAFNELGFDSLTAVELRNQLTAATGLRLPATLIFDYPTTAAVAGLLAERLSGQATPAVPDPWVTPVSATDSEPIAIVGMACRYPGGVTSPEELWDLVASGTDAISPFPTDRGWDLDHLYHPDPDHPGTSYVREGGFLYDAGDFDAALFGISPREALTMDPQQRLLLETTWEVLERAGIAPTSLRGSRTGVFAGVMYHDYISRLRHFPSELEGYTSNGGSGSVVSGRVSYTFGFEGPSVSVDTACSSSLVALHLAVQALRAGECTLAVAGGVTVMASPSSYIEFSRQRGLSPDGRCKSFAATADGAAWSEGAGVLLIERLSDAQRLGHPILAVVRGTAVNQDGASNGLTAPNGPSQQRVIRDALTNAHLTPTDIDLIEAHGTGTKLGDPIEAQAIIAAYGQDRDQPVWMGSLKSNIGHTQAAAGVAGVIKTVMAMRHGVMPKSLHIDEPTPEVDWSAGAVELLAQPRDWPGSDERPRRAGVSSFGASGTNAHVVLEQAPEAEPDETAEDTPEQSVPSGPVPWVLSAQNEAALKDLARQLVTETTGTVHDIAHTLITQRSTTLPHRAVLVGSTREEFDTALDNLTGHTPDGGKTVLVFPGQGSQWIGMGQRLWETSPLYRDTIHEIDTALSEHIDWSVTDILTQQPHAPTWNRVDVIQPVLFTTMVALATLWQHHGLTPDAIIGHSQGEIAAAYTAGALTLQDAARITTLRSKALLPLTGHGTMISVLAPPEKIRNITNPDHWNTRIWIAAHNAPNNTTITGDPQAINHLTKQLAHHHIMRWQLPSVDFAGHSGHIDQLHHQLKEILAPITPQTPTTPLYSTTDNTWITTPTLNADYWYRNLRQPVLFQPAIEHLTHNGYTTYIETSPHPTLTPSIQETNPNTTTIHTLHNNQDDTHAFLTALGHAHTHGHPITWHTLIPPATTIPLPTYPFQHTRYWLNDKTVAGPQDATQLGLVPTPHPLVSATTTLAETGATILTGHLNPAHHPWTADHAVNGIPLLPGTALVDMALHAGDHTHHTTLDELIIHTPITLTHPTTIQITINPPDDTTTRTLTIHTRTSPDAPWTAHATGTLTRTHTTPPTPEATWPPTNAEPIDLDGAYHHLATTGLEYGPAFQGLQALWRQDNRLLADVHLPEDAGDTDGYGIHPALFDAALHALVAVSDGDEIRLPFAWTGVRIHATGAPRLRVELEWDASGSASLRAFDPAGQPVVTVESLASRVISPEQLRSASARSGPLYRPEWTAWTGAGGSGGAVEFERYTVPTVGDDVLADTHRITAETLAHVQHHLAHDTTTPLVVEATHDDLAGAAVWGLLRTAQTEHPNRIILIDTDHHPASHKALPTLIASGEPQARIRDGAITVPRLTVVAPTEPVTIGEGTVLITGGTGSLGSLIARHLVTEHGARDLVLASRQGPDADGATELTTELQHHGARVRVRSCDLTDRTALATLIDDIGPLTGIIHTAGALADTTLDHLDADALTTTFAPKADAAWWLHELTRDQDLTLFVVFSSLAGVLGSAGQANYAAANGFLDGLVTHRRGLGLPGTSLAWGSWERASGMTRHLTRADHDRLARAGLRSLTDEQGLELFDGALAADVGQVVTATFDLPAIGRSGAVPVLLRGLVRAPRRQAAGAGADGAEPWTERIAALAPEGRERSVLASVIEQVAQVLGHPDPGAIEPDQAFKSLGFDSLTAVEFRNRLSAMTGLRLPATLVFDYPAAGAVTRYLLDQVSPAPTAAGPDDDPDERELRRVLAQVPVARFRDAGVLEALLKLAGPDPAQAPDTAEHDEDDLIDAMDTEALIRHVMDGTGA, encoded by the coding sequence ATGGCGAACGAAGACGAGTTTCTGCACTACCTCAAGAAGGCCGCCGCCGACCTGCGTGACGCCCGGCAGCAGATCCATGAGCTGGAAGCCAGGGACCGCGAGCCGATCGCGATCGTGAGCATGGCGTGCCGGCTGCCGGGCGGCGTCGACTCGCCGGAGTCGCTGTGGGAGCTGGTCGCCGCCGGTCGCGACGGCGTCTCCGCGTTCCCCACCGACCGGGGCTGGGACCTGGAAGGCGTCTACGATCCGGACCCCGACCACCCGGGCACGACGTACGCCCGGGAGGGCGGCTTCCTGGACGACGCGGCCGGGTTCGACCCCGCGTTCTTCGGCATCTCGCCACGTGAGGCGCTGGCCATGGACCCGCAGCAGCGGCTGCTGCTGGAGGCCACCTGGGAGGTCCTGGAACGCGCCGGCATCGACCCGGAGACCCTGCGCGGCAGCCGTACCGGCGTGTTCACCGGAGTGATCCACAATGACTACGCCGACTGGTCGGCCGACGACACGGACCAGTTGGAGGGCTATCTGGGCAACGGCAGCGCGGCGAGCGTGGCCTCGGGCCGGGTCTCGTACACCTTCGGCTTCGAGGGCCCGGCCGTCTCCCTGGACACCGCCTGCTCCTCCTCCCTGGTCGCCCTGCACCTCGCCGTCCAGGCACTGCGCTCCGGCGAGTGCACCCTCGCCGTCACCGGCGGCGTCACCGTCCTGGCATCGGTGGCACCGTTCATCGAGTTCAGCCGACAACGCGGCCTCGCCGACGACGGCCGCTGCAAAGCCTTCGCCGCCAACGCCAACGGCTTCGGCATGGCCGAAGGCATCGGCCTCCTCCTCATCGAACGACTCTCCGACGCACAACGCCTCGGCCACCCGATACTCGCCGTGGTACGCGGCACCGCCGTCAACCAGGACGGCGCCTCCAACGGCCTCACCGCCCCCAACGGCCCCTCCCAACAACGCGTCATCCGCGACGCCCTCACCAACGCCCACCTCACCCCCACCGACATCGACCTCATCGAAGCCCACGGCACCGGCACCAAACTCGGCGACCCGATCGAAGCCCAAGCCCTCATCGCCACCTACGGACAACACCGCGACCAACCGCTGTGGATGGGCTCCCTGAAATCCAACATCGGCCACACCCAAGCCGCCGCAGGAGTGGCTGGCATCATCAAAACCGTCATGGCCATGCGCCACGGCGTGATGCCCAAAACCCTGCACATCGACGAACCGACCCCCGAAGTCGACTGGACCGCCGGCACCGTCGAACTCCTCACCGAACCCCGCGACTGGCCCACCACCGACCACCACCCCCGCCGCGCAGGCATCTCCTCCTTCGGCGTCAGCGGCACCAACGCCCACGTCATCCTCGAACAAGCCCCCACCACACCAGAACCCACCACACCAGAACCCGACACCTCACACACACCCCCGACCGGACCCGTGCCCTGGATACTCTCCGCACACACCGAACCCGCCCTGCGGGAGCTGGCGCGGCGGCTGGTGACACGGAGCGAGGGACACGTGGCGGACGTGGCCCACTCGCTGCTGCGCGGTCGCGCCGCGCTGCCCTGCCGGGCGGTCATGATCGGGGCGACGCGGGAGGACTTCGCCGCCGAACTCGACGCGCTGACCTGCGGGTCCGGCAGGGCGTCGAAGGTGGCCCTCGTCTTTCCCGGTCAGGGTTCGCAGTGGATCGGTATGGGCCGACGGCTGTGGGAGAGCTCCGCCGTGTTCCGTGACAGCGTGCTGCGCACCGACCGCGCGCTGGCCGAGTTCGTGGAGTGGTCGGCCGCGGCCGTGCTGGCCGGCGAGCCGGGGACACCGGACCTGGACCGGGTGGATGTGGTCCAGCCGGTGCTGTTCACGGTGATGGTGGCGCTGGCCGAGGTGTGGCGGTCCTACGGCGTGGAGCCCGCCGCCGTGGTGGGGCACTCGCAGGGCGAGATCGCCGCCGCGTACGTGGCGGGCGGGCTGTCGTTGCGCGACGCGGCCCGGGTGGTCGCGCTGCGCAGCAGGGCGCTGACCGCGCTGGCCGGAGAGGGCGGCATGGTCGTCGTCCAGCGGTCGGTGGCATACGTGGAGGACCTGCTGCGCCAGTGGGAGGGCCGGCTGTCGGTCGCGGTGGTGAACGGGCCGGAGGCAGTGGTGGTGTCCGGTCAGGTGGCCGCGCTGGAGGAGCTGCTGGCCACCGAGGACCGCGCGCGGCGAGTCGCGGTGGACTACGCGTCGCACTCGGCGCAGGTGGAGCGGATCGAGGAGGAGCTGGCCCGGACGCTGGCGGACGTCCGGCCGGTGACGTCGCCGGTGCCGCTGTTCTCCACCGTGGAGCGGGACTGGATCGACACCGCCTCGATGGACGCCGGCTACTGGTACCGGAACCTGCGCCAGACAGTGTGGTTCCATGACGCGGTGGGCCGGCTCTCCGAGGCCGGCTTCGATGTGTTCGTCGAGGTCAGCCCGCATCCGGTGCTCACCACGAGCATGCGGGAGAGCTGCCCGGAAGCGGTCGTCACCGGGACGCTGCGGCGTGACCACCACGACGTGGCGGCGCTGCTCGCCGCGGCGCGCGAGCTCCACATCGGGGGCGCCCGGGTGGACTGGGACGCGGTGGTCGGGGAGGGCCGGCGGGTGGACCTGCCGACCTACCCGTTCCAGCGGGACCGGTACTGGCTGGAGCGCGGGTCCGGCTCGGCCGGCGACGCCACCGGTCTGGGGCTGCTGCCGACGCGGTACGCGCTGCTGGGCGCGGTGACCACGATCGCCGGCAGCGGCGCGGTCGTGCTGTCGGGCCGGCTGTCGGTGGCCTCGATGCCGTGGCTGGCCGACCACGCGGTCGCCGGCACGGTCGTCCTGCCGGGCACCGCGCTGGTCGACATGGCGATCCGGGCTGGCGACGAGGTCGGCTGCGGTGTCCTGGACGAGCTGGTCGTGCAGACCCCGCTGGTGCTCGACCGGGCCGCCGCCGTGCAGGTCAGTGTGGGACCGGCGGAGGCGGACGGGCGCCGCCCGGTGTCCGTGCACGCCCGGCGGGACGACGGCGACTGGGTCGAGCACGCGGTGGGCACCCTCGCCCAGGAGGCGGAGGCGCACGTTCCACCACGGAGCTGGCCGCCCGCCGGGGCGGAGGCGGTCGATCTGACCGGGCTGTACGAGCGGTTGGCGGACGGCGGGCTGGTCTACGGGGCCGCCTTCCAGGGACTGGAGGCGCTCTGGCGGCAGGACGGCAGCCTGTACGCGGACGTCACCCTGCCCGACGCGGCCGGGGACGCCGACGGCTACGCGGTGCACCCGGCGCTGTTCGACGCGGCGTTGCACGCGGTCGCCGGCACGGCCGAGCTGTCCGAGATCAGGCTGCCGTTCGCCTGGACCGGCGTCGCGGTGCACGCCACCGGCGCGACGAGGCTGCGGGTCCGGCTGGACACCGACGACACGGGCGCCGTCCGCCTCCTGGCCACCGACACCACCGGCCGGCCGGTCGTCACCGTCGACGCGCTGGTCACCCGGCCGGTCACCGCCGACCAGCTGCGGCGGGCCGGCTCGGGTCCGAACGGCCTGTACGCCCTGGAGTGGGTCTCCCACACTCCGGCGACGCCGACGACCGTGCCGGTCTTCGAGCGGTATGTGGTGGAGCCGGCCGGTGATGACGTCGTGGCCGACACCCACCGAGCCACCACCGACGCACTCGCACACGTCCAGCGGCACCTGACCGGGACCACCGCCCCGCTCGTCGTCCAAGCGCCCTACGACGACCTCGCCGGCGCGGCCGTCTGGGGGCTGCTCCGCACCGCCCAGACCGAACACCCGGGCCGCATCGTGCTGGTGGACACCGACGACCACCCCGCCTCCCGAGAGATCCTGCCCGCCCTGGTCGCCTCCGGCGAGCCCCAGGCCCGCATCCGCGACGGCGCGGTCACCCTCCCCCGGCTCGCACGCCTGGCCGCGGACACCGAACCGGTCACGATCGGCGACGGAACGATCCTCATCACCGGCGGCACCGGCAGCCTCGGCTCCCTCGTCGCCCGCCACCTCGTGGCCGAACACGGCGCCCGCGAACTGGTGTTGGCCAGCCGCCAGGGACCCGACGCGGACGGCGCCACCGAACTCACCACCGAACTCACCGACCTCGGCGCCCGCGTCCGCGTCCGCTCCTGCGACCTCACCGACCGCACCGCCCTCGCCACACTCATCGACGACATCGGCCCCCTCACCGGGGTCATCCACACCGCCGGGGCCTTGGCCGACACCACCATCGACCACCTGGACGCCGACGCACTGACCACCACCTTCGCGCCCAAAGCCGACCCCGCCTGGTGGCTCCACGAACTCACCCAGGACCACCCCCTCACCCTCTTCGCCCTCTTCTCCTCCGTCGCCGGCGTCCTGGGCTCACCCGGGCAGGCCAACTACGCCGCCGCCAACAGCTTCCTCGACGCCCTGGCCACCCACCGCCACCGCCAGGGCCTGCCAGGCACCTCACTCGCCTGGGGATCCTGGCAGCGGGTCGGCGGACTGACCCGGAGCCTCAGCGCGACCGACCGGAACCGGCAAGCCCGCGCCGGACTGCGCCCACTGTCGGACACCGAGGGAACCGCCCTGTTCGACGCGGCCCTGGCCGCCGGGGCCGGCCCGGTGGTCGCGGCGAGGCTGGACCTGGCCGCGCTCGGCCGGGCCGAGGCGGTGCCGGAGGTGCTGCGGGGCCTGGTCGTCCGGCGCGGTCGGCGGCAGGCGGGCAACGCGGGCGACGCCTCGTTGGCCGACCAGGTCGCGGCGATGGCCCCGCAGGACCGGGTGAACGCCATGGTCAAGCTGGTACGCGGTCGGGTGGCCTCGGTGTTGGGGCACAGCGACGCCCGCCGGATCGCCGTCGACCAGGCCTTCAACGAGCTGGGCTTCGACTCGCTGACCGCCGTCGAGCTGCGCAACCAGCTGACCGCCGCGACCGGACTGCGCCTCCCGGCAACCCTGATCTTCGACTACCCGACCACCGCCGCGGTCGCCGGGCTGCTGGCCGAACGGCTCTCCGGCCAGGCCACGCCGGCGGTACCGGACCCGTGGGTGACACCGGTGTCGGCCACGGACAGCGAGCCGATCGCGATCGTCGGCATGGCCTGCCGCTACCCCGGCGGCGTCACCTCGCCCGAGGAGCTGTGGGACCTGGTCGCGTCGGGCACGGACGCGATCTCGCCGTTCCCGACCGATCGTGGCTGGGACCTGGATCACCTCTACCACCCCGACCCGGACCACCCCGGCACCTCCTACGTCCGCGAAGGCGGCTTCCTCTACGACGCGGGCGACTTCGACGCCGCCCTGTTCGGCATCTCCCCCCGCGAAGCGCTGACCATGGACCCGCAGCAGCGGCTGCTGCTGGAGACCACCTGGGAGGTCCTGGAACGCGCCGGCATCGCCCCCACCTCACTCCGCGGCAGCCGCACCGGCGTCTTCGCCGGCGTCATGTACCACGACTACATCTCCCGCCTGCGGCACTTCCCGTCCGAGCTGGAGGGGTACACCAGCAACGGGGGATCGGGCAGCGTCGTCTCCGGCCGGGTGTCGTACACGTTCGGGTTCGAGGGCCCGTCGGTGTCGGTCGACACCGCCTGCTCCTCCTCCCTGGTCGCCCTGCACCTCGCCGTCCAGGCCCTGCGCGCCGGCGAATGCACCCTCGCCGTCGCCGGCGGCGTCACCGTCATGGCCTCCCCCTCCTCCTACATCGAGTTCAGCCGCCAACGCGGCCTCTCCCCCGACGGACGCTGCAAATCCTTCGCCGCCACCGCCGACGGCGCCGCCTGGTCCGAAGGCGCCGGAGTCCTCCTCATCGAACGACTCTCCGACGCACAACGCCTCGGCCACCCGATACTGGCGGTAGTACGCGGCACCGCCGTCAACCAGGACGGCGCCTCCAACGGCCTCACCGCCCCCAACGGCCCCTCCCAACAACGCGTCATCCGCGACGCCCTCACCAACGCCCACCTCACCCCGACCGACATCGACCTCATCGAAGCCCACGGCACCGGCACCAAACTCGGCGATCCGATCGAGGCCCAGGCGATCATCGCCGCCTACGGGCAGGACCGCGACCAGCCGGTGTGGATGGGCTCGCTGAAGTCGAACATCGGGCACACCCAGGCCGCCGCCGGGGTGGCCGGCGTCATCAAAACCGTCATGGCCATGCGCCACGGCGTGATGCCCAAGAGCCTGCACATCGACGAGCCGACTCCGGAGGTCGACTGGTCAGCGGGCGCCGTCGAACTCCTGGCCCAGCCCCGGGACTGGCCGGGCTCGGACGAACGTCCCCGGCGCGCGGGGGTCTCGTCATTCGGCGCGAGCGGGACGAACGCGCACGTGGTCTTGGAGCAGGCACCCGAGGCGGAGCCCGACGAGACGGCGGAGGACACCCCGGAGCAGTCCGTGCCCTCCGGTCCGGTGCCGTGGGTGCTCTCCGCGCAGAACGAGGCCGCACTCAAAGACCTGGCCCGTCAACTGGTGACGGAAACCACCGGCACGGTCCACGACATCGCACACACCCTCATCACCCAGCGCTCCACCACACTCCCCCACCGCGCCGTCCTCGTCGGCTCCACCCGCGAAGAATTCGACACCGCACTCGACAACCTCACCGGACACACCCCCGACGGCGGAAAAACCGTCCTCGTCTTCCCCGGCCAAGGCTCCCAATGGATCGGCATGGGACAACGCCTCTGGGAAACCTCACCCCTCTACCGCGACACCATCCACGAAATCGACACCGCCCTCTCCGAACACATCGACTGGTCCGTCACCGACATCCTCACCCAACAACCCCACGCCCCCACCTGGAACCGCGTCGATGTCATCCAACCCGTCCTCTTCACCACCATGGTCGCCCTCGCCACCCTCTGGCAACACCACGGCCTCACCCCCGACGCCATCATCGGCCACTCCCAAGGCGAAATCGCCGCCGCCTACACCGCCGGAGCCCTCACCCTCCAAGACGCCGCCCGCATCACCACCCTCCGCAGCAAAGCACTCCTCCCCCTCACCGGCCACGGCACCATGATCAGCGTCCTCGCACCACCCGAAAAAATCCGCAACATCACCAACCCCGACCACTGGAACACCCGCATCTGGATCGCCGCCCACAACGCACCCAACAACACCACCATCACCGGCGACCCCCAAGCCATCAACCACCTCACCAAACAACTCGCCCACCACCACATCATGCGCTGGCAACTCCCCAGCGTCGACTTCGCCGGCCACTCCGGCCACATCGACCAACTCCACCACCAACTGAAAGAAATCCTCGCCCCCATCACCCCCCAAACACCCACCACCCCCCTCTACTCCACCACCGACAACACCTGGATCACCACCCCCACCCTCAACGCCGACTACTGGTACCGCAACCTCCGCCAACCCGTCCTCTTCCAACCCGCCATCGAACACCTCACCCACAACGGCTACACCACCTACATCGAAACCAGCCCCCACCCAACCCTCACCCCCAGCATCCAAGAAACCAACCCCAACACCACCACCATCCACACCCTCCACAACAACCAAGACGACACCCACGCCTTCCTCACCGCACTCGGCCACGCCCACACCCACGGCCACCCCATCACCTGGCACACCCTCATCCCACCAGCCACCACCATCCCCCTCCCCACCTACCCCTTCCAACACACCCGCTACTGGCTCAACGACAAAACCGTGGCCGGCCCCCAGGACGCCACCCAGCTCGGACTCGTCCCGACCCCGCATCCGCTCGTCTCCGCGACCACCACGCTCGCGGAAACCGGGGCCACCATCCTCACCGGGCATCTCAACCCGGCCCACCACCCCTGGACCGCCGACCACGCCGTCAACGGCATCCCACTCCTCCCCGGCACCGCACTGGTCGACATGGCCCTCCACGCCGGCGACCACACCCACCACACCACCCTCGACGAACTCATCATCCACACCCCCATCACCCTCACCCACCCCACCACCATCCAGATCACCATCAACCCACCGGACGACACCACCACCCGCACCCTCACCATCCACACCCGCACCAGCCCGGACGCCCCCTGGACCGCCCACGCCACCGGCACCCTCACCCGCACCCACACCACACCCCCCACCCCCGAAGCCACCTGGCCCCCCACCAACGCCGAACCCATCGACCTGGACGGGGCATACCACCACCTCGCCACCACCGGACTGGAATACGGCCCCGCCTTCCAGGGCCTCCAAGCCCTCTGGCGCCAAGACAACCGACTCCTCGCCGACGTCCACCTCCCCGAGGACGCCGGCGACACCGACGGCTACGGCATCCACCCCGCGCTGTTCGACGCGGCCCTGCACGCGCTGGTCGCGGTCTCCGACGGGGACGAGATCCGGCTGCCCTTCGCCTGGACCGGCGTGCGGATCCACGCCACCGGCGCCCCCCGCCTCCGGGTCGAGCTGGAATGGGACGCGTCGGGCTCCGCGAGCCTGCGGGCGTTCGACCCGGCCGGCCAGCCGGTGGTGACGGTCGAGTCCCTGGCGAGCCGGGTGATCAGCCCCGAGCAGTTGCGTTCGGCGAGTGCGCGCTCCGGGCCGCTGTACCGGCCGGAGTGGACCGCCTGGACCGGTGCGGGCGGGTCCGGTGGCGCCGTGGAGTTCGAGCGGTACACCGTACCGACGGTCGGGGACGACGTCCTGGCCGACACCCACCGCATCACCGCAGAGACCCTGGCCCACGTCCAACACCACCTGGCCCACGACACCACCACCCCCCTCGTCGTCGAAGCCACCCACGACGACCTCGCCGGCGCAGCCGTCTGGGGACTACTCCGCACCGCCCAAACCGAACACCCCAACCGCATCATCCTCATCGACACCGACCACCACCCCGCCTCCCACAAGGCCCTCCCCACCCTGATCGCCTCCGGCGAACCCCAGGCCCGTATCCGCGACGGCGCCATCACCGTCCCCCGGCTGACCGTGGTCGCTCCCACCGAGCCGGTGACGATCGGCGAAGGAACCGTGCTGATCACCGGCGGCACCGGGAGCCTCGGCTCCCTCATCGCCCGCCATCTCGTCACCGAACACGGCGCCCGCGACCTGGTCCTGGCCAGCCGCCAAGGACCCGACGCGGACGGCGCCACCGAACTCACCACCGAACTCCAACACCACGGCGCCCGCGTCCGCGTCCGCTCCTGCGACCTCACCGACCGCACCGCCCTCGCCACACTCATCGACGACATCGGCCCCCTCACCGGCATCATCCACACCGCCGGAGCCCTCGCCGACACCACCCTCGACCACCTCGACGCCGACGCACTGACCACCACCTTCGCACCCAAAGCCGACGCCGCCTGGTGGTTGCACGAACTCACCCGCGACCAGGACCTGACCCTCTTCGTGGTCTTCTCCTCGCTGGCCGGCGTGCTCGGCAGCGCCGGCCAGGCCAACTACGCGGCGGCCAACGGGTTCCTCGACGGCCTGGTCACCCACCGCCGCGGTCTGGGCCTGCCCGGCACCTCGCTGGCCTGGGGTTCGTGGGAACGCGCCAGCGGTATGACCCGCCACCTCACCCGCGCGGACCACGACCGGCTGGCCCGTGCGGGTCTGCGGTCGCTCACCGATGAGCAGGGGCTGGAGCTCTTCGACGGCGCGCTGGCCGCGGACGTCGGGCAGGTGGTGACGGCCACGTTCGATCTGCCCGCCATCGGCCGCTCCGGCGCGGTGCCGGTCCTGCTGCGTGGGCTGGTGCGCGCGCCACGCCGGCAGGCCGCCGGGGCGGGCGCCGACGGGGCCGAACCGTGGACGGAACGGATCGCGGCGCTGGCCCCGGAGGGCCGGGAGCGGTCGGTGCTGGCGTCGGTGATCGAGCAGGTCGCCCAGGTGCTCGGGCATCCGGACCCCGGCGCCATCGAGCCGGACCAGGCGTTCAAGAGTCTCGGCTTCGACTCCCTGACCGCCGTGGAGTTCCGCAACCGGCTGTCGGCGATGACCGGGCTCCGGCTGCCCGCCACGCTCGTCTTCGACTACCCGGCGGCCGGCGCTGTCACGCGGTACCTGCTGGACCAGGTCTCGCCCGCCCCGACGGCCGCCGGACCCGACGACGACCCGGACGAGCGGGAGCTGCGCCGGGTCCTGGCGCAGGTGCCGGTCGCCCGGTTCCGCGACGCCGGCGTGCTGGAGGCGCTGCTGAAGCTGGCCGGTCCTGACCCGGCGCAGGCACCGGACACGGCCGAGCACGACGAGGACGACCTGATCGACGCCATGGACACCGAGGCGCTGATCCGGCACGTGATGGACGGAACCGGAGCCTGA